In one Caballeronia sp. M1242 genomic region, the following are encoded:
- the ispH gene encoding 4-hydroxy-3-methylbut-2-enyl diphosphate reductase, giving the protein MRIILAQPRGFCAGVVRAIEIVDRALERHGAPVYVRHEIVHNRHVVDNLRGKGARFVEELDEVPQGAVAIFSAHGVAHSVERDAEARGLDVLDATCPLVTKVHVQGRQYVSQGRTLILIGHAGHPEVEGTIGQIPGKVVLVQSEAEVDTMSLPPDTPVAYVTQTTLSVDDTRGIIDALQRRFSDIVGPDTRDICYATQNRQAAVRELSTQVDVLLVVGATNSSNSNRLREIGTESGVPSYLVADGSEIKPEWFAHAQTVGITAGASAPEEMVEHVIDALRAFGHVEVTTMNGREEKVEFKLPAKLLQPLAALSATATATAIREE; this is encoded by the coding sequence ATGCGTATCATCCTTGCTCAACCCCGCGGTTTTTGTGCGGGCGTGGTCCGTGCGATCGAAATCGTCGATCGCGCGCTCGAACGGCATGGCGCCCCGGTCTACGTTCGCCATGAGATCGTTCATAACCGGCACGTTGTCGACAACCTGCGTGGCAAGGGCGCGCGTTTCGTGGAAGAGCTCGACGAAGTGCCGCAAGGCGCGGTCGCCATTTTCAGCGCGCACGGCGTGGCGCACAGCGTCGAGCGCGACGCCGAGGCGCGCGGTCTCGATGTGCTCGACGCCACCTGCCCGCTCGTGACCAAGGTTCACGTGCAGGGCCGGCAGTATGTATCGCAAGGGCGCACGCTGATTCTGATCGGCCACGCCGGGCATCCGGAAGTGGAAGGCACCATCGGCCAGATTCCCGGCAAGGTGGTGCTCGTGCAGAGCGAAGCCGAAGTCGACACCATGTCGCTGCCGCCCGACACGCCCGTCGCTTACGTCACGCAGACGACGCTTTCGGTGGACGACACGCGCGGCATCATCGACGCATTGCAGCGCCGCTTCAGCGATATCGTCGGGCCGGACACGCGCGACATCTGCTATGCGACGCAGAACCGGCAGGCCGCGGTGCGCGAGTTGTCGACGCAAGTCGATGTCCTGCTCGTGGTCGGCGCGACCAACAGTTCCAATTCGAACCGTCTGCGGGAGATCGGCACCGAGAGCGGCGTGCCGAGCTATCTCGTCGCGGACGGTTCCGAAATCAAGCCCGAATGGTTTGCGCATGCGCAGACGGTCGGCATCACGGCGGGCGCTTCGGCGCCCGAAGAAATGGTCGAACATGTGATCGATGCCCTGCGCGCCTTCGGACACGTCGAAGTCACGACGATGAACGGCCGCGAGGAAAAGGTCGAATTCAAACTCCCCGCGAAGTTGCTGCAACCGCTCGCCGCGCTGTCGGCCACGGCAACGGCAACGGCCATTCGCGAAGAATAA
- the hpnH gene encoding adenosyl-hopene transferase HpnH: MSIPMLQKVRVGAYIARQHFSRNKRYPLALMLEPLFRCNLACNGCGKIDYPDPILNQRLSLEECLGAVDECGAPVVSIAGGEPLLHKEMPQIVKGIIARKKFVYLCTNALLMEKKMDDYQPSPYFVWSVHLDGDQAMHDHSVSQDGVYEKATKAIREAKRRGFRVNINCTLFNDADPERVAKFFDTLGPMGVDGITVSPGYAYERAPDQQHFLNRDKTKTLFREIFKRGNNGKNWSFSQSAMFLDFLAGNQTYQCTPWGNPARTVFGWQRPCYLLGEGYAKTFKELMETTEWEKYGTGNYEKCADCMVHSGFEATAVMDTVAHPLKALGVSMRGPRTEGAYAKELPIDKQRPAEYVFSKHVEIKLEEIGRAQKNKSSKTAAAAH; encoded by the coding sequence TTGTCTATTCCGATGCTCCAGAAGGTCCGCGTTGGCGCGTACATCGCCCGCCAGCATTTTTCGCGCAACAAGCGTTATCCGCTCGCGCTCATGCTGGAACCGCTGTTCCGCTGCAATCTGGCGTGTAACGGCTGCGGCAAGATCGACTATCCGGACCCGATCCTGAACCAGCGCCTGTCGCTGGAAGAATGCCTCGGCGCCGTCGACGAGTGCGGCGCGCCGGTCGTCTCCATTGCGGGCGGCGAGCCGCTGCTGCATAAGGAAATGCCGCAGATCGTGAAGGGCATCATCGCGCGCAAGAAGTTCGTGTATCTGTGCACGAACGCGCTCCTGATGGAAAAGAAGATGGATGATTACCAGCCGAGCCCGTACTTCGTCTGGTCCGTTCACCTCGACGGCGATCAGGCCATGCACGACCATTCGGTTTCGCAGGACGGCGTGTACGAGAAGGCCACCAAAGCGATCCGCGAAGCGAAGCGCCGCGGCTTCCGCGTGAACATCAACTGCACGCTGTTCAACGATGCCGATCCGGAACGCGTCGCGAAGTTCTTCGACACGCTCGGCCCGATGGGCGTGGACGGCATCACGGTGTCGCCCGGCTACGCTTACGAGCGCGCGCCGGACCAGCAGCACTTCCTGAATCGCGACAAGACCAAGACGCTCTTCCGCGAGATCTTCAAGCGCGGCAACAACGGCAAGAACTGGTCGTTCAGCCAGTCGGCCATGTTCCTCGACTTCCTCGCCGGCAACCAGACGTATCAATGCACGCCGTGGGGCAACCCGGCGCGCACGGTGTTCGGCTGGCAGCGTCCGTGCTACCTGCTCGGCGAAGGCTACGCGAAGACCTTCAAGGAACTGATGGAAACCACGGAGTGGGAAAAGTACGGCACGGGCAACTACGAAAAGTGCGCGGACTGCATGGTCCACAGCGGCTTCGAAGCGACCGCCGTGATGGACACGGTCGCGCATCCGCTGAAGGCGCTGGGCGTGTCGATGCGCGGGCCGCGCACGGAAGGCGCTTACGCGAAGGAACTGCCGATCGACAAGCAGCGTCCGGCCGAATACGTGTTCTCGAAGCACGTCGAGATCAAGCTCGAAGAGATCGGGCGCGCGCAAAAGAACAAGTCGTCGAAGACGGCTGCGGCGGCGCACTGA
- a CDS encoding type II toxin-antitoxin system VapC family toxin, translating to MGGVSVIVLDTHTLLWWVSGGALSKQARAAIEKESGERGEIVVSTISAWEIALLVRRGKIGLSMDVGDWIDKVSRIDAVRFMPVDSSIAIKSIDLPGEFHNDPADRLIVATARALAAPIVTRDRLIREYEHVKTIW from the coding sequence TTGGGAGGCGTATCGGTGATCGTGCTGGACACGCATACGCTGCTGTGGTGGGTCAGCGGAGGCGCGCTCAGCAAGCAGGCGCGCGCGGCAATCGAGAAGGAATCAGGCGAACGCGGCGAGATCGTCGTCTCGACCATCTCGGCGTGGGAGATCGCGCTGCTCGTGCGGCGCGGCAAGATAGGACTGTCGATGGACGTCGGCGACTGGATCGACAAGGTCAGTCGTATCGACGCCGTGCGGTTCATGCCCGTAGATAGCAGCATCGCCATCAAGTCGATCGACTTGCCGGGCGAGTTTCACAACGACCCGGCGGATCGCCTGATCGTCGCGACGGCGCGTGCGCTCGCGGCGCCTATCGTGACGCGGGATCGGTTGATTCGCGAGTATGAGCACGTCAAGACGATCTGGTAG
- a CDS encoding type II toxin-antitoxin system Phd/YefM family antitoxin, producing MMSHKRVSKSEFKAKALEYFRLVESTGESMIVTNHGKPVLEVRRYDNSALTPLQELRGSVLFCEDAFEPIGEDDWEAYR from the coding sequence ATCATGTCTCACAAGCGAGTTTCCAAATCGGAGTTCAAGGCGAAGGCGCTCGAATACTTCCGGCTCGTCGAATCAACAGGAGAAAGCATGATCGTGACGAACCATGGAAAGCCCGTGCTCGAGGTACGGCGGTATGACAACTCGGCGCTCACGCCGCTGCAGGAATTGCGGGGCAGCGTGCTGTTTTGTGAAGACGCGTTCGAGCCCATCGGCGAGGACGATTGGGAGGCGTATCGGTGA
- a CDS encoding YbdD/YjiX family protein: MFSDLRQAGRYLGQAMRLMVGMPDYDAYVTHMQTTHPDKPVMTYAEFFRERQEARYGSGAGKCC; this comes from the coding sequence ATGTTCAGCGATCTTCGGCAAGCAGGGCGGTATCTCGGCCAGGCGATGCGCCTGATGGTCGGCATGCCTGATTACGATGCGTACGTCACGCATATGCAGACGACGCATCCCGACAAGCCCGTGATGACGTACGCGGAGTTCTTTCGCGAGCGGCAGGAGGCGAGATATGGATCGGGAGCGGGGAAGTGTTGTTGA